One part of the Clostridium thermosuccinogenes genome encodes these proteins:
- a CDS encoding amidase domain-containing protein, whose amino-acid sequence MKKIISVLVSIALIFSLSGFALAEKNNTVIKPVSSLNEEEKAVKSTIEQFLNRSFQSFVSLEEGNINDVTEDNDSTYIYKMFNKQQIELYKEFGISYQWFKLNPCYRSISIKNNQADVKLTLDVDYQLTGVDVESGMYGINFDFVLNNKNGIWTISKIDSDYDLFNKFKENIKNEAKQLISGSSIKEAVNKAYQKKIDDFQTMKVQISDTKTEKISKEPSSDVIITATYPYNSSNGVAYATRFVGGDSTSVGDSYTLESAHPYTNNYTNTWTISKTGAVSIRVHFSRISTEDGWDYVTTDAGDEFTGSYDSGVWSSWKQGSSIKVTLNTDSSVTDWGFKIDRIDYRYFYNTELTSPGTWDCTNFVSQCIWAAYGGYVSGNDTQTRTNISNKVRMVNGTYTTGWFGGTGGGSGPWENVGSLWTFATNSSKTYGPNATGINNNAYYNNISPSSVLLGDVLQFYDYDISDYHHSVYVTYKPSSGVTWNNLLVCQHSSDVKNRPVIELINAFGGSSCKMRRMTFSSASFSS is encoded by the coding sequence ATGAAAAAAATTATTTCGGTTCTTGTCTCAATAGCTTTAATCTTTTCCTTGTCAGGTTTTGCTTTAGCAGAAAAGAATAATACAGTTATAAAGCCTGTCAGTTCTTTAAATGAGGAAGAGAAAGCAGTGAAAAGCACGATAGAGCAATTCCTTAATAGATCTTTCCAGTCCTTTGTATCTCTAGAAGAAGGAAATATCAATGATGTAACTGAAGATAATGACAGTACATATATATACAAAATGTTTAATAAACAACAAATCGAATTATATAAAGAATTCGGAATTAGCTATCAATGGTTTAAATTGAATCCTTGCTACAGATCAATTTCTATAAAAAATAACCAAGCTGATGTGAAATTAACCTTGGATGTAGATTATCAGCTTACAGGGGTTGATGTCGAATCGGGGATGTACGGCATTAATTTTGATTTTGTTTTGAACAATAAAAACGGAATATGGACTATAAGTAAAATTGATTCGGATTATGATCTGTTTAATAAATTTAAGGAAAATATAAAAAATGAAGCTAAACAACTAATATCTGGTAGTTCGATTAAAGAAGCAGTAAACAAGGCTTACCAAAAGAAAATAGATGATTTTCAGACCATGAAAGTTCAGATATCCGATACCAAAACAGAAAAAATTAGCAAAGAGCCTTCAAGTGATGTTATTATTACTGCAACCTATCCTTATAATAGCTCTAATGGAGTAGCATATGCTACAAGATTTGTAGGCGGTGATTCAACTAGTGTAGGTGATTCATACACTTTAGAAAGCGCTCATCCATATACCAACAATTATACTAATACCTGGACAATAAGTAAAACAGGTGCAGTAAGTATTCGTGTCCATTTTTCAAGAATTAGTACAGAGGATGGTTGGGATTATGTGACAACTGATGCAGGAGATGAATTCACAGGTTCTTACGATAGTGGTGTTTGGAGTAGTTGGAAACAGGGTTCCAGCATAAAAGTTACACTTAATACAGATTCCTCTGTTACTGATTGGGGGTTTAAAATTGATAGAATTGACTATCGTTACTTTTATAATACTGAACTTACGAGTCCAGGCACTTGGGATTGCACAAATTTTGTAAGTCAGTGTATATGGGCCGCATACGGAGGGTATGTTTCAGGAAATGATACTCAAACAAGAACCAATATTTCTAATAAAGTTAGAATGGTTAATGGAACATATACTACAGGATGGTTTGGGGGTACAGGAGGAGGTTCGGGTCCTTGGGAAAATGTTGGAAGTTTATGGACTTTTGCTACAAATTCATCAAAGACTTACGGACCAAATGCCACAGGTATAAATAATAATGCATATTATAACAATATAAGTCCAAGCAGCGTATTATTAGGAGATGTGTTGCAATTTTACGACTATGATATAAGTGACTATCACCATTCAGTATATGTAACATATAAACCGTCAAGTGGTGTAACTTGGAATAATTTATTAGTTTGTCAGCATTCAAGCGATGTGAAAAATAGACCTGTTATTGAACTAATTAATGCCTTTGGAGGATCTTCTTGTAAAATGAGACGGATGACGTTTTCAAGTGCATCATTTAGCAGCTAA
- a CDS encoding phage/plasmid primase, P4 family translates to MQGVKALNIPIEEFLRPFFDAGETVCLRIFSDRKDPAFKGAKLECPAGRIGSMMETLKKHNAKNRGIFFVVNCGGHEDADITRINAQFVECDSLSFEEQLAAIEAFPVEPSLIVRTKKSLHTYWLMKDAKVEDFRRVQKRLIAKFNGDPACVNESRVLRLPGFYHCKEEPVMVECIKFSPELRYTQEELEAALPDIREEPKPGTPAPKGTRKGLELVGRRCLFIQQCRDNAETLSEHDWYAMISNLAVFEGGERLIHALSKPYPKYSHKETQDKINHFLESGTKPITCRTITGKGFKCPKFEDSSCGCKAPAALCYKPLAVEELREFLSGQPVAKSAVDNVQKAQEFIRDFLYNADPVVASTFIEYEMKEHFGLKAGAVKSLSALQKDLYKEYRESKETKRETMGAELPDWYEPSERGGLRFIPGLLASHMSKNVSAFYGAESYYIYENGVYKAASDLQAAAKVRGHLIERYATMSAINDAEGQWRMLIYKPIREINCNPFIINLKNGLYNVLDGSFKAHTPEYYSTVQLKASYNESAKCPKFMAFLESILGDAEIYLMQEIFGYLLIPVNKAQKSFVLVGAPNAGKSTLLSVAQEILLGGENVSNIPWQSLSDRFKTAELFGKLANIFADLPSKSVDDNGIFKALTGEDYITAERKNKNPFSFKPYARLLFSCNEIPRNYGDRSEGFYRRLIIIRFENPVPPEKRDPNLIEKLAAERDGIFMWALEGLKRLIANSYAFTETESTKAELQRYKVESNSTLSFVEECCVLEDDAECVREELFQAYRDYCLKNGFKPMSQANFNKDVESYGEQVCRAVDKLGKRRTWRGLRLRE, encoded by the coding sequence ATGCAAGGGGTTAAAGCGCTCAATATTCCCATCGAGGAGTTTTTGCGCCCGTTTTTCGACGCGGGCGAAACGGTCTGCCTGCGGATATTCAGCGACCGGAAAGATCCGGCCTTCAAGGGCGCTAAGCTGGAATGCCCGGCGGGCAGGATCGGCAGCATGATGGAAACTTTAAAAAAACATAACGCAAAGAACCGGGGCATTTTCTTTGTCGTCAACTGCGGTGGCCATGAGGACGCGGACATTACCCGCATCAACGCGCAGTTTGTGGAGTGCGACAGCCTGAGCTTCGAGGAGCAGCTTGCCGCAATTGAAGCGTTTCCAGTCGAGCCGTCGCTGATTGTCAGGACGAAAAAATCGCTGCACACATACTGGCTGATGAAGGATGCAAAAGTTGAGGATTTCCGCAGGGTGCAAAAACGCCTGATTGCCAAATTCAACGGTGATCCGGCCTGCGTCAACGAAAGCCGGGTGCTCCGCCTGCCAGGCTTTTACCACTGCAAGGAAGAGCCTGTCATGGTGGAATGCATCAAATTCAGCCCCGAGCTGCGCTACACGCAGGAGGAGCTTGAAGCGGCGCTGCCGGATATCCGGGAAGAACCGAAACCCGGAACGCCCGCTCCGAAAGGAACGAGAAAAGGACTTGAATTGGTCGGCAGGCGCTGCCTGTTTATACAGCAATGCAGGGACAATGCAGAAACGCTCTCTGAGCATGACTGGTATGCGATGATTTCAAACCTTGCGGTTTTTGAGGGCGGCGAGCGGCTGATCCACGCCTTGTCAAAGCCATACCCTAAGTACAGCCATAAAGAAACGCAGGACAAAATTAATCATTTTCTGGAGAGCGGCACGAAACCCATCACCTGCAGAACGATCACGGGAAAAGGCTTCAAGTGCCCCAAGTTTGAGGACAGCTCCTGCGGATGCAAGGCGCCTGCCGCCCTCTGCTACAAGCCGCTGGCTGTGGAGGAACTGCGCGAATTTCTGTCCGGGCAGCCGGTTGCAAAGTCGGCTGTGGACAACGTGCAGAAAGCGCAGGAATTCATAAGGGATTTTTTATACAATGCGGATCCGGTCGTAGCAAGCACGTTCATTGAATACGAAATGAAGGAGCATTTTGGACTGAAAGCCGGAGCGGTAAAATCCCTTTCCGCATTGCAGAAGGATTTATACAAGGAATACCGCGAAAGCAAGGAAACAAAACGTGAAACCATGGGCGCAGAGCTACCGGACTGGTACGAACCCTCCGAGCGTGGCGGGCTGCGCTTTATCCCGGGCCTGCTGGCAAGCCATATGTCCAAAAACGTCAGCGCCTTTTACGGTGCAGAAAGCTATTACATCTACGAAAACGGCGTATACAAGGCTGCATCCGATCTGCAGGCGGCGGCTAAAGTGCGCGGGCATCTTATCGAGCGGTACGCAACCATGTCGGCGATCAACGACGCCGAAGGCCAGTGGCGCATGCTCATCTACAAGCCCATCCGGGAAATCAACTGCAACCCGTTTATCATCAACCTTAAAAACGGGCTGTATAACGTGCTGGACGGGAGCTTCAAGGCGCACACGCCGGAGTACTATTCTACGGTGCAGCTTAAAGCCTCGTACAATGAAAGCGCAAAGTGTCCGAAATTCATGGCCTTCCTTGAGAGCATTCTGGGAGACGCGGAAATCTATCTGATGCAGGAGATCTTTGGATACCTGCTCATCCCGGTCAACAAGGCGCAGAAAAGCTTTGTTCTGGTGGGCGCGCCCAACGCGGGCAAATCGACGCTTCTTTCAGTGGCGCAGGAAATCCTGCTCGGGGGCGAAAACGTCAGCAACATCCCGTGGCAGTCGCTTTCCGACCGGTTCAAGACAGCAGAATTGTTCGGGAAACTTGCAAACATCTTTGCCGACCTGCCTTCAAAAAGCGTGGACGACAACGGCATTTTCAAGGCATTGACGGGAGAGGACTACATCACTGCCGAACGCAAGAACAAGAATCCGTTCAGCTTCAAGCCTTACGCCCGGCTTTTGTTTTCCTGCAACGAGATCCCCCGTAACTACGGAGACCGAAGCGAGGGGTTTTACCGCAGACTCATTATCATCCGCTTCGAAAACCCGGTGCCGCCGGAAAAGCGTGATCCGAACCTGATAGAGAAGCTCGCGGCGGAACGTGACGGCATCTTTATGTGGGCGCTTGAAGGGCTCAAACGTCTGATTGCGAACAGCTATGCGTTTACGGAAACCGAAAGCACGAAAGCGGAGCTGCAGAGATACAAGGTGGAGAGCAACAGCACCCTGTCGTTTGTGGAGGAATGCTGCGTGCTGGAAGACGATGCGGAATGCGTCCGGGAGGAGCTGTTCCAGGCATACAGGGACTATTGCTTGAAAAACGGCTTCAAGCCAATGTCCCAGGCCAATTTCAACAAGGATGTGGAATCGTACGGAGAACAGGTCTGCAGAGCGGTAGACAAGCTGGGCAAGCGGCGAACGTGGCGCGGCTTGCGGCTGCGGGAGTAG
- a CDS encoding DUF4367 domain-containing protein — protein MTINFTDDMLKKAVIKADIYEIETLPTDDEIEYEFSNEFERKMERLIRRIKTRSPVGAMAFLRRRVVAFVAAIIILFASAMSVSAVRVAVFDFITEVYEKFTHIFFNESRSSQDAADGFAIYEPAYIPEGFKLVNKNTDGLVLLEYEKENDFISYSKQCLENVSININTEGVKLEELEFKGLPAKYYSNQGVQNLLWHDDKYMYMVSSTLDRDIVFKIAESVEITGTDLSP, from the coding sequence ATGACAATTAATTTTACAGACGACATGCTGAAGAAAGCCGTCATTAAAGCGGACATATATGAGATAGAAACCCTGCCTACAGACGATGAAATAGAGTATGAGTTCTCAAATGAGTTTGAACGAAAGATGGAAAGGCTTATACGCCGAATCAAAACAAGAAGCCCGGTTGGAGCAATGGCTTTTTTGCGTAGGCGTGTGGTCGCTTTTGTTGCTGCAATCATTATCCTGTTTGCGTCCGCGATGAGCGTATCGGCCGTGCGTGTTGCGGTATTTGATTTCATAACCGAGGTGTACGAAAAATTCACTCATATATTCTTTAATGAAAGCCGGTCATCTCAGGATGCGGCCGATGGATTTGCCATATATGAACCGGCCTATATACCGGAAGGATTTAAACTGGTCAATAAAAACACTGACGGCCTTGTTCTGCTGGAATATGAAAAGGAAAATGATTTTATATCCTACAGCAAACAGTGCCTTGAAAACGTTTCAATCAACATAAATACAGAAGGTGTAAAACTGGAAGAACTTGAGTTCAAAGGTTTACCGGCCAAGTATTATTCCAATCAGGGCGTTCAAAACCTGCTCTGGCACGATGATAAGTATATGTATATGGTGTCATCAACACTGGATAGAGACATCGTGTTTAAGATTGCAGAAAGCGTTGAAATTACAGGCACGGACTTAAGTCCATAA
- a CDS encoding RNA polymerase sigma factor: MLPIYLAMLDGEEDKNKFELLYVTYRKLMFYVANRILNDERLAEDAVHQTFLKILENFDKVGEISCHKTKSYIVTMVRNTAINLYNQRKRHTTIPLEDVEYCITTEPISVAEDLDHLARAVLKLPVIYKDVLTLKYVQEFSNEEIAKMLDISEATVRKRLERAKRRLEEILEREESADDN; encoded by the coding sequence ATGCTTCCAATATATCTGGCGATGCTTGACGGCGAAGAGGATAAAAATAAATTTGAATTGCTTTATGTTACATACAGGAAGCTTATGTTCTATGTCGCCAACCGCATCCTAAATGATGAACGGCTCGCCGAGGACGCTGTACATCAGACGTTTTTGAAAATTCTTGAGAATTTCGATAAAGTGGGGGAAATTTCCTGTCACAAAACTAAGAGCTACATTGTTACTATGGTTAGAAACACCGCCATCAATTTATATAACCAAAGAAAAAGGCATACAACAATTCCCCTTGAGGATGTGGAATACTGTATAACGACCGAACCAATAAGCGTTGCGGAGGATTTGGATCATCTTGCAAGGGCGGTATTGAAGCTGCCTGTTATATATAAAGATGTGCTGACACTGAAATATGTTCAAGAATTTTCAAATGAAGAAATAGCAAAGATGTTGGATATATCTGAGGCGACGGTTAGGAAGCGGCTTGAGCGCGCAAAACGCAGGCTCGAGGAGATTCTGGAAAGGGAGGAGAGTGCCGATGACAATTAA
- a CDS encoding DUF4406 domain-containing protein, producing MSISKYNAEGYLDLTAYEALLAIEREAKKAAFRPLVFICSPLAGDVEHNLERARCYCRFAVMKGVIPLAPHLLFPQFMDNSDKAERNLAIFMGLVLLSKCHELWCFGNKISPGMAIELEKAKRLSIPVRHFTGQCAEVKEHARG from the coding sequence ATGAGCATAAGCAAATACAACGCCGAAGGATACCTTGATCTGACGGCTTATGAAGCGCTGCTTGCCATTGAGCGGGAAGCAAAAAAAGCGGCATTCCGTCCGCTGGTGTTCATCTGCTCGCCGCTGGCAGGAGATGTTGAGCATAATTTGGAGCGGGCAAGGTGTTACTGCCGGTTTGCCGTAATGAAAGGCGTAATACCGCTGGCCCCCCATCTGCTGTTTCCGCAGTTTATGGATAATAGCGACAAAGCCGAAAGGAACCTTGCCATCTTTATGGGATTGGTTCTGCTCTCAAAATGCCATGAACTGTGGTGTTTCGGTAATAAAATATCCCCCGGCATGGCGATAGAACTGGAAAAGGCGAAACGGCTCAGCATCCCCGTCCGGCATTTCACCGGGCAATGCGCGGAGGTGAAGGAACATGCAAGGGGTTAA
- a CDS encoding DEAD/DEAH box helicase, protein MEQPKPLLPMPIKAVPYKHQIKAFNFVCEKFGLIPSQTMQSAGTALLMEMGTGKTIASIAVTGALYKEGRIRRVLVVAPLSILGVWREEFEKFADFDYTLVVLTGSGAKKTDTLRHMRGTPLQVAVINYESAWRLEKELTAWNPDLIIADEGHKIKTHNIAVSKAMHRLGARARYRLLLTGTVITNKAIDVFSQYKFLNSTIFGQSFYVFRNRYFDMVGYGQHTPVLKKSMEQDLMKRLHSIAFRATKAECLDLPETTDIVRYVELEPAAMKIYRDLVKDSYTELGQSEVTVTNILTRLLRLSQLTGGFLGDDEGNAPQRVSTAKQEALEDIVEDVLQEGKKLVIMARFIPEINAICRMLEKKEIGFSLIMGGVKDREEQVAAFQNDPEVQVFVGQIATAGLGVTLTAASTMVFYSLDYSMSNFEQAKARIHRVGQKENCTYLYLTAKGTVDEKVLKALRNKADLARMLVDDYQSGLNPFAARG, encoded by the coding sequence ATGGAACAGCCGAAACCGCTGCTGCCCATGCCGATTAAAGCAGTGCCGTATAAGCATCAGATTAAGGCATTCAACTTTGTATGCGAAAAGTTCGGGCTTATCCCTTCGCAGACTATGCAGTCTGCAGGCACGGCCTTGCTCATGGAAATGGGTACCGGCAAGACCATCGCCAGCATCGCAGTCACCGGCGCTTTGTATAAGGAAGGCAGGATCCGCAGGGTTCTGGTGGTGGCGCCTCTTTCCATCTTAGGCGTCTGGCGGGAAGAGTTCGAGAAATTCGCGGATTTCGATTACACGCTGGTGGTACTCACCGGCAGCGGCGCAAAGAAAACCGACACACTGCGGCATATGCGGGGCACGCCCCTGCAGGTGGCGGTCATTAACTACGAGAGCGCATGGCGTCTGGAAAAGGAACTGACCGCATGGAACCCTGACCTCATCATTGCGGACGAGGGACATAAGATAAAGACCCACAACATTGCGGTATCCAAAGCCATGCACCGGCTGGGCGCAAGGGCGCGGTACAGGCTGCTGCTTACAGGAACAGTTATTACCAATAAGGCCATCGACGTGTTCAGCCAGTACAAATTCCTCAATTCCACTATCTTTGGCCAGAGCTTCTATGTATTCCGAAACCGCTACTTCGATATGGTCGGATACGGTCAGCACACACCGGTGCTGAAAAAATCAATGGAACAGGATTTGATGAAAAGGCTCCACAGCATCGCTTTCCGGGCAACCAAGGCCGAGTGCCTTGATTTGCCGGAGACCACCGACATTGTGCGGTATGTGGAGTTGGAACCTGCCGCCATGAAGATTTACAGGGATCTGGTCAAGGATAGTTACACAGAGCTTGGGCAGAGCGAAGTCACCGTCACGAACATACTCACCCGGCTTCTCCGTTTGTCGCAGCTTACGGGCGGTTTTCTCGGGGACGACGAGGGCAACGCGCCCCAGCGGGTCAGCACGGCCAAGCAGGAGGCGCTGGAGGATATCGTCGAGGATGTTCTTCAGGAAGGCAAAAAGCTGGTGATTATGGCGCGGTTCATTCCGGAAATCAACGCCATCTGCCGGATGCTCGAAAAGAAAGAGATCGGGTTTTCCCTTATCATGGGCGGCGTAAAAGACCGCGAGGAGCAGGTGGCGGCGTTTCAGAACGACCCGGAGGTGCAGGTGTTTGTCGGACAGATTGCAACGGCGGGGCTTGGCGTGACACTGACAGCCGCCAGCACCATGGTGTTTTATTCCCTTGACTACAGCATGAGCAATTTCGAGCAGGCGAAGGCGCGCATTCACCGCGTCGGGCAAAAGGAAAACTGCACCTATCTTTATCTGACGGCAAAAGGCACGGTCGATGAAAAAGTTCTGAAGGCGCTGAGAAACAAAGCGGATCTGGCGAGGATGCTGGTGGACGATTACCAGAGCGGGCTCAATCCTTTTGCGGCAAGGGGGTGA
- a CDS encoding DNA-binding protein produces the protein MVTDYMSVNEASKKWGISVRRIQKLCAENRIDGAVRFSRVWAIPRDAQKPIDGRLKSQRERKQNRA, from the coding sequence ATGGTAACTGATTACATGTCTGTAAATGAAGCTTCAAAAAAGTGGGGCATTTCCGTCAGGCGCATACAAAAGCTGTGTGCGGAAAACAGAATAGACGGCGCTGTGCGTTTCAGCCGTGTATGGGCAATACCGAGAGACGCCCAAAAACCCATTGATGGCAGACTTAAGTCACAAAGAGAGAGGAAACAAAACAGAGCATGA
- a CDS encoding sigma-70 family RNA polymerase sigma factor, with protein sequence MDKKYFIKLNGRQIPVSKEVYYAFKRPAWRERKRRQVRAKKELSLEAFADAGFEIPSGQALVEEIVEDKLLLDMLFRTLSELTDDECFLVNELFYNGKSERELSKETCVPRKTLAYRRTKVLEKLRRLIEKM encoded by the coding sequence ATGGACAAGAAGTATTTCATTAAACTAAACGGCAGGCAAATTCCGGTCAGCAAGGAAGTATATTATGCCTTCAAGCGTCCTGCTTGGAGAGAGCGCAAACGCAGGCAGGTTCGCGCGAAAAAGGAGCTGTCGCTTGAAGCGTTTGCGGACGCAGGGTTTGAGATTCCTTCCGGGCAGGCGCTTGTTGAAGAGATTGTCGAGGACAAGCTGTTATTGGACATGCTGTTCAGGACACTTTCGGAACTAACGGACGATGAATGTTTTCTGGTCAACGAGTTGTTTTACAACGGCAAATCGGAACGCGAGCTGTCTAAAGAAACCTGTGTGCCGCGAAAGACGCTCGCCTACCGCAGAACCAAGGTGTTGGAGAAACTGCGCAGGCTGATTGAAAAAATGTAG
- a CDS encoding bifunctional 3'-5' exonuclease/DNA polymerase: MEYRCVTDLAKLQDYLGGARLVAFDFETAPREGYRSDVKSALDAHKADIVGVSFSVSEGTAVYVPLRHKTGKNAGSPEKVMRWLAERVFANREIVKIAHNLSFEAMFLYALGIVQQPPCYDTIAAAQMTLKSNTTFRTLADSGLKTLVPELFGEKLPGFETVTAGRYFDELDPQDEETIRYACADSDYTLRLYYLFNNWFDRYLPKHRFIVEKLESPASVYVGLMKYNGLLVDEELMLKKQAEAEERIKQLKEEIAFMIGDVNIGANASTSAFKKYLYDDLKLPVFKTTAKYQEAMDDEAMILLAEWCRENRPELAALFELVQEYRKWGKIKSTYIDGYLEHIDSVTGRIHPDLFPLGTETGRFAARNPNLQNCPRKDNDPVGVRNFFIAPTGKALLSLDFSQIELRVGAFYCRDERMLETYRNNGDIHAQTTSVIYRIPFEQAADKNAEHYKERRATAKNCNFGVFYGLFPKGLQRNLKFKAGLDTPLPECERIIANLKAGYPKLAQWQEETKKRAASRRYTETWLGRRRYLPDIASADWGKKSFAERCALNTPIQGTAADILKLALGRIIEGLPWRMWLRPVLQIHDELVFELPEDKVREAGAFIKACMEERPFEEFDVPIVAEAAFGVRFGELKEIIEGVNT; this comes from the coding sequence ATGGAATACAGATGCGTGACAGATTTAGCTAAATTGCAGGACTATCTTGGCGGAGCGCGGCTGGTTGCCTTCGACTTTGAAACCGCGCCTCGGGAGGGATACCGCAGTGATGTAAAGTCAGCGCTGGACGCGCACAAAGCTGACATTGTCGGCGTGAGTTTCTCCGTTTCCGAAGGAACGGCGGTTTATGTTCCGTTAAGGCATAAAACCGGCAAGAATGCCGGTTCGCCTGAAAAGGTCATGCGATGGCTGGCGGAGAGAGTATTTGCAAATAGAGAGATTGTGAAAATAGCGCATAATCTGAGCTTCGAGGCGATGTTTTTATATGCCCTCGGCATCGTACAGCAGCCACCCTGCTACGACACCATCGCGGCGGCGCAGATGACGCTGAAAAGCAATACAACTTTTAGGACACTTGCAGACAGCGGGCTGAAAACGCTGGTGCCGGAGCTGTTCGGCGAAAAACTGCCAGGCTTTGAAACGGTGACGGCAGGCAGGTATTTCGATGAATTGGATCCGCAGGACGAAGAAACCATCCGCTATGCCTGCGCCGACAGCGATTATACACTGCGGCTGTATTATCTTTTCAATAACTGGTTTGACCGGTATCTGCCCAAGCACCGCTTTATCGTGGAAAAGCTCGAATCGCCCGCCTCCGTTTATGTCGGTTTGATGAAGTACAATGGATTGCTGGTGGATGAAGAACTGATGCTTAAAAAACAAGCGGAGGCCGAGGAAAGAATTAAGCAATTAAAAGAAGAGATCGCTTTTATGATCGGCGACGTGAATATTGGGGCGAACGCTTCAACCTCGGCTTTTAAGAAATATCTTTATGACGACCTGAAGTTGCCGGTATTTAAAACAACGGCCAAATACCAGGAGGCTATGGACGACGAGGCCATGATCCTGCTTGCGGAATGGTGCCGCGAAAACCGACCGGAGCTTGCAGCGCTGTTTGAACTGGTGCAGGAGTACCGCAAATGGGGCAAGATCAAGTCCACCTACATAGACGGGTATCTGGAGCATATCGACAGCGTCACCGGCAGGATTCATCCTGACCTGTTTCCGCTGGGCACTGAAACGGGACGCTTTGCGGCAAGAAATCCAAATTTGCAAAACTGTCCCCGCAAAGACAACGACCCTGTTGGCGTGCGCAATTTCTTTATTGCTCCAACAGGTAAAGCACTGCTTTCACTGGACTTTTCCCAGATCGAGCTTCGTGTCGGAGCGTTCTATTGCCGGGACGAGAGGATGCTGGAAACCTACCGGAACAATGGAGATATCCATGCCCAAACTACATCCGTTATCTACCGCATTCCTTTCGAGCAGGCGGCGGACAAAAACGCCGAACATTACAAGGAACGCCGGGCTACCGCCAAAAACTGCAACTTCGGGGTGTTCTACGGCCTGTTCCCAAAAGGGCTTCAGCGGAACCTGAAATTCAAGGCGGGACTGGACACTCCGCTTCCGGAATGCGAGCGGATTATAGCAAATCTTAAAGCAGGTTATCCAAAGCTCGCCCAGTGGCAGGAGGAAACAAAAAAGCGCGCGGCATCAAGGCGCTATACGGAAACCTGGCTGGGCAGGCGGCGCTATCTGCCGGATATTGCTTCCGCCGACTGGGGCAAAAAGAGCTTCGCCGAGCGGTGCGCGCTGAACACTCCGATACAGGGAACGGCGGCGGATATTTTGAAGCTGGCGCTAGGCCGCATCATTGAGGGACTGCCCTGGAGGATGTGGCTGCGACCGGTTTTGCAGATACATGACGAGCTGGTGTTTGAGCTTCCGGAGGACAAGGTGCGCGAGGCGGGGGCATTTATTAAAGCCTGCATGGAAGAGCGGCCTTTTGAGGAGTTTGACGTGCCGATTGTTGCAGAAGCGGCATTCGGAGTGAGGTTTGGAGAATTAAAGGAAATAATCGAGGGGGTTAATACATGA